In one window of Nomascus leucogenys isolate Asia chromosome 1a, Asia_NLE_v1, whole genome shotgun sequence DNA:
- the DMRT2 gene encoding doublesex- and mab-3-related transcription factor 2 isoform X3, with translation MDKKGLSGKQNNFERKAVYQRQVRAPSLLAKSILEGYRPIPAETYVGGTFPLPPPVSDRMRKRRAFADKELENIMLEREYKEREMLETSQAAALFLPNRVVPGHDYNSYKSAYSSSPVEPPSKDFCNFLPTCLDLTMQYSGSGNMELISSNVSVATTYRQYPLSSTFLVWPKCGPISDTLLYQQCLLNATTSVQALKPGASWDLKGARVQDGLSAEHDMMPLKLEGSLVLPHTPEIQTTRSDLQDHQAVPERSAFSPPRRNFSPIVDTDSLAAQGHVLTKISKENTRHPLPLRHNPFHSLLQQTLNDKSGPELKTPFVKEAFEETPKKHRECLVKENQKYTFTIDRCAKDLFVAKQVGTKLSVNEPLSFSVESILKRPSSAITRVSQ, from the coding sequence GCTATCGCCCCATTCCAGCGGAGACTTATGTAGGAGGGACCTTCCCTCTACCTCCCCCAGTTAGTGACAGGATGAGGAAAAGAAGAGCCTTTGCTGATAAAGAgttggagaacattatgctggAGAGAGAATATAAAGAAAGGGAGATGTTGGAAACTTCTCAAGCTGCTGCTCTGTTTCTGCCCAACCGCGTGGTGCCTGGACATGACTACAACTCCTACAAAAGTGCCTACAGCTCCAGCCCAGTGGAACCACCGAGCAAGGACTTCTGTAATTTTTTGCCCACCTGCCTTGATTTAACCATGCAGTATTCAGGGTCTGGGAATATGGAATTAATTTCTTCTAATGTCAGCGTGGCCACGACTTATAGACAGTATCCCTTGTCCTCGACATTTTTAGTTTGGCCCAAGTGTGGCCCCATTAGCGACACCCTCCTCTACCAGCAATGCCTGCTAAATGCCACCACCTCAGTTCAAGCCCTGAAGCCTGGGGCCAGCTGGGACTTGAAGGGAGCACGAGTCCAGGATGGACTCAGTGCAGAGCATGACATGATGCCATTGAAATTGGAAGGCTCCCTGGTGCTGCCTCACACTCCTGAGATCCAGACCACGAGAAGTGACCTTCAGGATCATCAGGCTGTCCCAGAGAGGTCCGCGTTCTCCCCACCCCGACGGAATTTCTCTCCCATTGTTGACACGGACTCCCTGGCAGCTCAAGGGCATGTCTTAACGAAGATCAGCAAAGAAAACACCAGGCACCCTCTGCCACTTAGACACAATCCATTCCACTCATTATTGCAGCAAACGCTTAACGACAAATCGGGTCCTGAGTTGAAAACACCATTTGTCAAAGAGGCCTTTGAAGAGACCCCTAAGAAACACAGAGAGTGTTTAGTTAAGGAGAACCAGAAGTACACATTTACAATAGATAGATGTGCAAAAGACCTTTTTGTAGCTAAACAAGTTGGAACAAAACTCTCGGTGAATGAACCACTGTCATTTTCTGTTGAGTCTATTCTTAAGAGGCCTTCATCTGCCATCACTCGTGTCTCTCAGTGA